A genomic stretch from Neomonachus schauinslandi chromosome 14, ASM220157v2, whole genome shotgun sequence includes:
- the MVK gene encoding mevalonate kinase, translating to MLSEVLLVSAPGKVILHGEHAVVHGKVALAVALNLRTFLRLQPHSNGKVCLNLPNIGVKQAWDVARLQMQDTSFLEQGDATVPTAEQVERLKEVAGFPEDGTSPERLAVLAFLHLYLSIGRKQRALPSLDVMVWSQLPTGAGLGSSAAYCVCMAAALLTVCEEIPNPQKDGESAGRWTVEDLELINKWAFQGERVIHGNPSGVDNAVSTWGGALRFQQGKISSLKRPPALKILLTNTKVPRSTKALVASVRSRLLKFPEIVTPLLASINAISLECERLLGEMAAAPALEHYLVLEELIDMNQHHLNALGVGHASLDQLCQVTMAHGLHSKLTGAGGGGCGITLLRPDLEQPEVEATKQALTDCGFDCWETSIGAPGISIHSAASLDVPVRQALVGL from the exons ATGCTGTCAGAAGTCCTGCTGGTGTCTGCTCCAGGGAAAGTCATCCTTCACGGAGAGCACGCCGTGGTCCACGGCAAG GTGGCACTGGCTGTGGCCTTGAACTTGAGAACATTCCTCCGGCTTCAGCCCCACAGCAATGGGAAAGTGTGCCTCAACTTACCAAACATTGGCGTCAAGCAGGCCTGGGATGTGGCCAGGCTTCAGATGCAGGACACGAGCTTTCTGG AGCAAGGTGACGCCACGGTGCCCACTGCAGAGCAAGTGGAGAGGCTGAAGGAGGTGGCGGGCTTCCCCGAGGACGGCACCAGCCCCGAGCGCCTGGCCGTTCTGGCCTTCCTCCACTTGTACCTGTCCATCGGCCGGAAGCAGAG GGCCCTGCCCAGCCTGGACGTCATGGTGTGGTCACAGCTGCCCACTGGGGCCGGCCTGGGTTCCAGCGCTGCCTACTGTGTGTGTATGGCCGCCGCTCTCCTGACTGTATGTGAGGAGATCCCAAACCCACAGAAGGACGGGGAGTCCGCCGGCAG GTGGACCGTGGAGGATTTGGAATTAATTAACAAGTGGGCCTTCCAGGGGGAGAGAGTGATTCATGGGAACCCCTCCGGAGTGGACAACGCCGTCAGCACCTGGG GAGGAGCACTCCGATTCCAACAAGGAAAGATTTCCTCCCTAAAGAG GCCACCGGCTCTGAAGATCCTGCTGACCAACACCAAAGTCCCTCGCAGCACCAAGGCTCTGGTGGCCAGTGTCAGGAGCAGGCTGCTTAAG TTCCCGGAGATCGTGACGCCCCTGCTGGCCTCCATCAACGCGATTTCGCTAGAGTGCGAGCGGCTGCTGGGGGAGATGGCAGCGGCCCCGGCCCTGGAGCACTACCTCGTGCTGGAA GAGCTCATCGACATGAACCAGCACCATCTGAATGCCCTTGGCGTGGGCCATGCCTCGCTGGACCAGCTCTGCCAGGTGACCATGGCCCATGGACTGCACAGCAAGCTCACTGGCGCGGGTGGCGGTGGCTGTGGCATCACGCTCCTCAGGCCAG ATCTGGAGCAGCCAGAGGTAGAGGCCACGAAGCAGGCTCTGACTGACTGCGGGTTTGACTGCTGGGAAACCAGCATCGGGGCCCCCGGCATCTCCATCCACTCGGCTGCCTCCCTGGACGTCCCTGTGCGCCAAGCCCTGGTTGGTCTCTGA